The proteins below come from a single Mya arenaria isolate MELC-2E11 chromosome 8, ASM2691426v1 genomic window:
- the LOC128243839 gene encoding glutamate--cysteine ligase regulatory subunit-like, producing the protein MAEDIPVVPKAGSLLLNSGNIVNWNRLKRKPSQSPTVEISECIGTTFQAFINGSDKNELQYLTDLNCVHQKYKETVPKADRGDFKLTVKIFLCSLLPTDVLQEAVDKVLSELDVSFIETVIVAFPEVDNEELTLEVVQPYWKALETLVYRETVISLGLADFDKKLLEQLYEWAEVKPMVNQVNLESCCVMPKELVEFAKEKDIQLLTHNDPRDILPAETLQSVIQDASSEKDGEGWDPLWVLRYSVLVKCRGIVKSKGYLLKAERDVRKRK; encoded by the exons ATGGCGGAAGATATCCCAGTTGTACCGAAGGCAGGAAGTTTATTATTGAATAGTGGCAATATAGTGAATTGGAACAGATTGAAAAGAAAACCATCACAAAGTCCTACAGTCGAG atAAGTGAATGCATCGGCACAACATTCCAGGCATTTATAAATGGGTCCGACAAAAATGAGTTACAG tatctGACCGACCTTAATTGTGTTCACCAGAAGTACAAGGAGACGGTGCCAAAGGCTGACCGTGGGGACTTCAAGCTCACAG TGAAGATATTCCTCTGTAGTTTACTGCCCACAGATGTGCTCCAGGAGGCCGTGGATAAAG TATTGTCAGAGCTGGATGTGTCGTTTATTGAGACAGTGATTGTGGCATTCCCCGAGGTCGATAATGAGGAGTTGACACTGGAGGTAGTACAGCCATACTGGAAGGCCCTGGAGACGCTTGTTTACCGAGAAACTGTCATTTCACTCGGACTCGCAGACTTTGACAAGAAACTTCTTGAACAGCTATATGAGTGGGCAGAG GTCAAGCCTATGGTGAACCAGGTGAACCTGGAGTCCTGCTGTGTTATGCCGAAAGAGCTTGTGGAGTTTGCCAAGGAGAAGGATATACAGCTACTCACACATAATGATCCCAGAG ACATTCTTCCTGCTGAGACATTGCAATCGGTGATACAGGATGCAAGCTCAGAGAAGGACGGTGAAGGCTGGGACCCGCTGTGGGTGCTACGGTACTCCGTGCTCGTAAAGTGTCGGGGCATTGTAAAGTCCAAGGGATACCTACTCAAGGCGGAGAGGGATGTTAGGAAGAGGAAGTGA